From the genome of Anopheles moucheti chromosome 3, idAnoMoucSN_F20_07, whole genome shotgun sequence, one region includes:
- the LOC128304678 gene encoding tubulin glycylase 3A → MSMEDELNSCSSSDSGSSSGCRISCSTSSNSETGRTSISSSSGECTPAATSTSSDSDKTSDNSSSSLSSENDKDNESDAERKGSARSGAQKSSTTTKGDTVHGDRAASAVGDIDKDTPPGGGVSRPATTATTTTTTTSIGKVIEGNLGPLTATVKFINPYKNNWINADRLNELRKKVQDATKHHRVFLLRGSFHTVRRALVERGWVEKLDGFRVKAQASTSSSGFILEDLVSQLPERKPGESRKNHIAKCERSIMSRFLEHTPIDFLWTARREKADWLDLTKNSSLIINRFAKAPFTTKEGLCSALHDFHWFYEEGMSETYFPRCYNVWNPEELNEFVDNFRLTASMGLLKWLIERHATEEGLDAIIADDGNVPSTCITFALTRCKEYLDYCLHNDIDIEEDTKVWDHDWDVFLTHHYLLTHEDNRIQLLKEERDTDAIDNYLAEAKSVLEQIKSYWPQYALDGYLNIWIVKPGNKCRGRGIHLMNNIKQIIAMVNPPIVSKTRYVIQKYIERPLIIHNTKFDIRQWFMITSVQPLNIWFYKESYLRFSSQQYNLMNYHESVHLTNHAIQKKYHNAVRDERLPHENMWDCHTFQAYLRQIDKYEMWSERIYPGMQKAIIGSLLACQDNMDRRPNTFELYGADFMITEDFYPWLIEINSSPDLAPSTSVTARLCPQCVEDTIRVVIDRRTDSNAPTGSFELIYKQVIPKTPAYMGLNLQLRGHRITPKSSIKKDRMRMLPLKPVQNVLQVSRLATSATAASVVKQTASPVIMDLIECMQFRDGKPDDDMSRHQHGLVRGACGVTSATLYKRSNFSHKSTNLRYDFEKKKSYIISKTGELFRRNGAGGHGTKYLTDGDTYIDSVEAWERATTSFFQHNFSNTLSSLTVSNGTSNSNGRERIGSELSDEGQSRPAPAVSSVVASGNGYSSGGTNKCTIKITDCDECSSQSNSDSEKRTASVENLSTASNLHTTHHAPSSGFPATIRYSTRHAGGGRMTTSNNFYTLGFSLRTKPPKSVGSRTGNNKLHHAQSAEDLPASLAGERSSAMLHPGSIVSPSLHHRTGAAESSAGGTSGAF, encoded by the exons ATGAGCATGGAAGATGAACTGAATAGCTGTAGCAGCAGTGATAGTGGTTCGAGCAGCGGGTGTCGAATCAGCTGCAGTACTAGTAGTAACAGTGAAACGGGGCgaaccagcatcagcagtagCAGTGGGGAGTGTACACCTGCCGCAACCAGTACCAGCAGTGACAGTGATAAGACCAGTGATAATAGCAGCAGTAGTTTGAGTAGTGAAAACGATAAGGATAACGAAAGTGATGCGGAACGGAAAGGTTCTGCGCGGTCCGGTGCACAGAAAAGTAGCACAACCACAAAAGGCGATACGGTCCACGGGGATCGGGCCGCCAGTGCGGTAGGCGACATCGACAAAGATACTCCTCCGGGTGGCGGCGTTAGTAGACCGGCAACGAcagcaaccaccaccaccaccaccaccagcatcgGCAAAGTTATCGAGGGCAATTTGGGGCCGCTGACAGCGACAGTGAAATTTATCAATCCGTACAAAAACAACTGGATCAATGCGGACCGATTGAACGAGCTGCGGAAAAAGGTACAGGACGCGACCAAGCACCATCGGGTGTTTCTGCTCCGTGGATCGTTCCACACCGTCCGGCGGGCACTGGTCGAGCGTGGCTGGGTGGAAAAGTTGGACGGGTTTCGCGTGAAAGCCCAAGCGTCCACATCCTCTTCCGGTTTCATACTGGAGGATCTGGTGTCCCAGCTTCCGGAGCGGAAACCGGGCGAATCACGCAAAAATCACATCGCCAAATGCGAACGCAGCATTATGTCACGCTTTCTGGAGCACACGCCGATCGATTTCCTGTGGACGGCTCGCCGCGAGAAGGCGGACTGGTTGGATTTGACGAAAAACTCCTCGCTGATCATTAACCGCTTCGCCAAAGCGCCGTTCACTACGAAGGAAGGCCTCTGCTCGGCGCTGCACGATTTCCATTGGTTCTACGAGGAGGGCATGTCCGAGACCTACTTTCCCCGGTGCTACAACGTCTGGAATCCGGAGGAACTGAACGAGTTCGTCGACAATTTCCGGCTGACGGCGTCGATGGGTCTGCTCAAGTGGCTCATCGAACGGCATGCGACCGAGGAAGGTCTCGATGCCATCATCGCAGACGATGGTAACGTGCCGAGCACGTGCATTACCTTTGCACTGACGCGCTGCAAGGAGTACCTCGACTACTGCCTCCACAACGACATCGACATCGAGGAGGACACCAAGGTGTGGGATCACGATTGGGACGTCTTTCTCACGCACCACTATCTGCTAACGCACGAGGACAACCGGATACAGCTgctgaaggaggagcgcgATACGGACGCGATCGATAACTATCTGGCGGAGGCGAAATCCGTGCTGGAACAGATCAAGAGCTACTGGCCACAGTACGCACTGGACGGGTATCTTAACATTTGGATTGTGAAGCCGGGCAATAAGTGCCGCGGCCGAGGCATCCATCTGATGAACAACATCAAGCAAATCATTGCCATGGTAAATCCACCGATTGTCAGCAAAACGCGATACGTGATACAGAAGTACATCG AGCGTCCACTCATTATACACAACACAAAGTTCGACATTCGGCAGTGGTTTATGATCACCAGCGTACAGCCGCTCAACATATGGTTCTACAAGGAAAGCTACCTACGCTTCAGCTCCCAGCAGTACAATCTCATGAATTACCACGAATCGGTCCACCTGACGAACCACGCGATACAGAAGAAGTACCACAACGCGGTACGGGACGAGCGGTTACCGCACGAAAACATGTGGGACTGCCACACGTTCCAGGCGTACCTACGCCAGATCGACAAGTACGAGATGTGGTCCGAGCGCATCTACCCCGGAATGCAGAAGGCAATCATCGGTTCCCTGTTGGCGTGCCAGGACAACATGGACCGGCGGCCGAACACGTTCGAGCTGTACGGTGCCGATTTTATGATCACGGAAGATTTCTATCCCTGGCTGATCGAGATCAACTCCAGTCCGGATCTAGCGCCCAGCACAAGCGTTACCGCTCGGCTCTGTCCACAGTGTGTCGAGGATACGATCCGAG TGGTGATCGATCGACGTACCGATTCTAACGCACCCACCGGTTCGTTCGAGCTGATCTACAAACAGGTCATACCGAAAACGCCTGCCTACATGGGGCTTAATTTGCAGCTCCGGGGCCATCGCATCACGCCGAAAAGCTCCATCAAGAAGGACCGTATGCGTATGCTTCCGCTCAAACCGGTACAGAACGTGCTGCAGGTGTCCCGGCTGGCAACTTCGGCGACGGCCGCATCCGTGGTGAAGCAAACCGCCTCACCGGTCATAATGGATTTGATAGAGTGCATGCAGTTTCGGGACGGTAAACCCGACGATGACATGTCCCGCCATCAGCATGGGCTGGTGCGTGGTGCATGCGGTGTCACCTCGGCCACGCTCTACAAGCGATCGAACTTTTCGCACAAAAGCACCAACCTGCGATACGactttgagaagaaaaaatcatacaTCATCTCGAAAACGGGCGAACTGTTCCGGCGTAATGGGGCCGGCGGCCACGGCACCAAATATCTGACCGATGGTGATACGTACATTGACAGTGTGGAAGCTTGGGAACGGGCCACGACTAGCTTCTTCCAGCATAATTTCTCCAACACGCTCAGTTCGCTCACCGTTAGTAACGGCACTAGCAATAGCAACGGTAGAGAACGAATCGGGTCGGAATTATCGGACGAAGGACAATCTCGGCCGGCTCCCGCGGTGTCTAGCGTAGTGGCATCGGGCAACGGTTACTCCTCCGGCGGGACCAACAAGTGTACGATCAAGATAACGGATTGCGATGAGTGCAGCAGCCAGTCGAATTCGGACTCGGAAAAGCGTACCGCTAGTGTGGAAAATTTGTCCACCGCCAGCAACCTTCACACCACCCATCACGCACCGTCCAGTGGGTTTCCGGCCACTATTCGCTACAGCACACGGCACGCCGGTGGTGGTCGTATGACGACCTCCAACAATTTCTACACGCTTGGATTTAGCTTGCGCACGAAACCTCCGAAGTCGGTCGGTTCGCGTACGGGCAACAACAAACTGCATCACGCACAATCAGCCGAGGACCTGCCAGCATCGCTGGCCGGGGAACGTTCGTCCGCAATGCTGCACCCTGGTAGCATCGTTTCGCCATCGTTACACCACCGTACCGGTGCGGCGGAATCCTCTGCCGGCGGCACATCCGGGGCGTTCTAG